CCTCTAGAGGAATCGAGTAAACATGGTGGCGGAGGCTTTGCTTCGAAATCAGGTATGCCGTGAATTTCTTTGTAAGCTTGCCGATAAAGACGAATGGAAACGTAGAACAGAGTGCAGCTAAAAAGAATTAATAGTGGAGCATTCGGAATGCGTTTTGATGACCATAATCCGATTGGCGAAAGTATTAACCCAAACATCGCCATGAATCCGGCAGCTTTATATCGAAGAATCTTGTTCTTCAGTCCCAGTAGGGCGCCAACCCCTGCCGAGAGCGCAATTGCAGCGAGGGAGATTGGAGCCGCTTCAGCTACCGGTAAATGCAGGACAAACACCAGCAAAGGAACTGACAGGATCCCTCCGCCAGCTCCAGTCAAGCCCATTAGCAAGCCCACAATAAGACCCAAACAGGGGCCGATGAAGATTGAGTAGTCCATTGCAATTAATTTTATATTAAGATAATATATAAATACATATATCATTTACTCTTTTTAAGAATAAATGCAGTATTGCCAAGAAAGGCCTTTGTGAATCCAAGCCCTCATGCTGATGTTAAAGCGTTTTTTGATCCAGAAACCTGGACTTTTACTTACGTTGTTTATGCAGGCAAAGAAAGCCCCTGCGTAGTAATAGACTCGGTCCTGAATTATGACTCCAAGTCGGGTAGAACCTCTACTCGTTCTGCTGATGAAGTCCTTGGCTTTATTCAAAGCAAGCAATTGCATTTGGATTGGATTCTAGAAACCCATGCACATGCTGACCATCTCACAGCAGCAGCTTATATCCAGAGTCAGTTGGGTGGGAAGATTGTCATCGGAGATCACATCACTAATGTGCAAAACGTTTTTAAGGGTGTTTTTAATCTGGATGAGCAATTTGCTGTTGATGGATCCCAGTTTGATCACCTATTGAAAGATGGTGAATCCCTATCATTTGGAGCCCTCTCGCTAAAAGCGCTTTATGTGCCTGGCCATACGCCTGCATGTATGGCTTATGAAATTGGAGACGTTCTCTTCGTTGGAGATACTCTATTTATGCCTGATGTTGGTACGGCGCGTTGTGACTTTCCGGGCGGTAGCGCCCAGACCTTATACCGCTCTATTCAGAAGGTGTTGTCCTATCCCGATGAGACAAGGCTCTACATGTGCCATGACTATCCGCCTGCAGATCGTGATGCGGCTTATTGCACAACTGTTGGTGAGGAGAAGAGGTCCAATATTCATGTGAATATGAGCATTAGTGAGGGGCAATTTGTGCAAATGCGTAATAAACGTGACGCGACTCTAGATATGCCGAACCTCATCCTGCCATCCATTCAGGTCAATATACGCGCAGGTCATTTACCTGAGCCAGAGGCGAATGGAAAATCTTACTTAAAAATACCTTTGAACACTCTTTGATATGGCGATTACTAAATCTGAGCTCAAGAAAATGCAGGCGTCAGCAGCTGATGCCTGCAAGTTAATGAAAGTCTTATCCAATAGTGACCGCATGATGCTGTTATGCGAAATCGGCCAAGGTGAAAAATGTGTCGGTGAGCTAGAGGCTGCCTTAGATCTACACCAACCTACCCTGTCTCAGCAATTAACCGTTCTTCGTAAAGAAAAGTTAGTTAAAACACGCCGAGAAGGTAAGCAGATTTACTATTCCTTAGCTAGTGAGGTAGCTGTAGCTGTCATGGGCTTGCTCTACAAATACTATTGCAAAAGGTAGTGCTTTAACATTATTCAAGTAATTTTTTATCAAAAGGAGTTCAACATGAAATGTAATGTCGGCGGTATTGATCGGATTCTCAGAATTGCTATAGGCGCACTATTGGTGGGCCTGGCTGCAAATGGCGTAGTGGGTTGGTGGGGCTGGCTTGGCTGCATTCCACTTGCGACGGGTTTATTCCGTTTTTGCCCTGCCTATCCCTTGCTAGGCATTAGCTCATGTGGAGCCTCCTCTGGCAAAGACTCATGCTGTAAGTAATTTTTTTGGACCTTATTGGATTTCATCTATGAATATGACTCATTACATGCAGTTATTGGCAGACAATCAGCCGTGGAATCTCATGATCTTTATGGCCATTCCGATTGTTCTTGCCGAAACTCTGGCGATTACCGAGCTTTATATTTTATTTACCAGAAAATTTCATGGTTTTGGGTGGAGCCTTAATCGCTTTGCTGGTACTGCAGTTGGAATTTACTTCATTGGTGTTATTGGGTACCTCCTCTTTACTGTTGTTATTCCAATTACTCAAGCGGGTGAGTGGAGAACAGTCATTGATGTTCTGGCTGTAGGGTCGTATTTGATTGGCGGCTTACCACTAATATGGATTGCCTTACAAGAGATGGGTTTCGTGAACAAGAAATTAGATCGAGAGGGTAAGCTCAAGATTCATGCAATCTGTGTAGCCCTCTTCTTGGTTTTTGGGCACGTAGCGATGATCAGTGGCATGCTAGATCCAACCCTACTTGGGCATCAGACTACTCATTCAATGGATGCAACTATGCCAGCTAATCATGGGCACTAATTCAGGGGCTAGTTTTACGAAGTTTAGTAAAAGCATGCAGTATAAAAATTGTAAAAAATAGGACACCCACTATCCAGTGGGTCTCTATTGCGCCATCTCGCATCTCTTCAGGGCCGTAATATAGTAGGGCGCCAGAAATGAGTAGCGTTGCCAAGAAGCCCAGCTGGCTAAAGCCACTCCATAACTGCTTTCTGGACTTATACCCCGCCTTTATGTGGAAGGGCATGACCGATCCAAGAGCTAAGGTGGCGAGTATTGCAGCAATGCCATGAGCCGCGAGAATGCTATGGGTGCCAAGAGTAGATCTTTGTATCTGAAATTCATGCCCTAGAAGATACATCAGGCCAGTGATAGAACAAGCCATCATGCCGCAGATGACAAACGCTCTTTGCAAGCTCGGCATTTTCCCAAGGCGACTCATGCGGCAATCCTCAAGGCTTGTGCAGAGAATCGACTAAAGCAACGGTGCCTCTCATTATTGGATAAAGCCAAAACTTTAGTGAGTGCATCTGCATAAACACACTCTTTTGCAAGAATAGAGAATGACCCAGCAATCTCCACATGAACCTCAGAAAAATTCTGGGCTAGAGGGTTGATGATATGGCTCTTCTGACCATCTCTTTTTGCAAAGTAAAGGCTGCTGGTAGCAATAGCTCCATCTTTCAAAGAACCAATATCAATTAACTCCCCAGGTGTCTCAGGATGGCGAACTTGAATTGGTAGGGAGGTATTCCCAAAAACCCGTAGATCACCGCCAGCATTCACTGATCCGGATGTGATGCCCTCTGATATTAAGACTCTTACTGCCATATCTACCGCAAACCCTTTGGCGATTCCACCCAGATCAAGGCAGACTGGGCGGCAGGACTGTATCAAGTCAGGTGCTAGGAAGTGAATATCTTCAACGCCACCAAGCTCATGATTGGAGAAGTTAATGTGGCGAGGTAATAATCCTGCGGCAACAAGGCGATGACCGATTCCACAATTAAATAGGCCATCGGATTCAAGATGAACTTCTTTCGCAATTCGGATGACTTGCGCAGTCCACGGATGAATTTCAATGGCCTCTAAGTGGGCGCGTTGATTCATTTGGCTTAGCTCACTTTGAGGATTATGAAATCCCATGAGGTCATGAATATTCTGAATGACTGCAAAAGCATTATTAATAGCCTCTTGCCCATCATCTTGAGTTATGGAGATCTCTACAAAGGTGCCAAGAAGCGGTTTGCAGCGAAGCATTATTACTTTCCAGGATTTGGTTTTGAATTAAAGTTCTTCAGGGCTAGGTCATATAAAACGGTTACCCGCTTCACTCCATCGGTGAGGTGTTTGCAAGATAAAGTGGCGCCACCAATATTCTGAATATCTTGATTGAGCTTGATGGGGTCGTTTGCAGTCTTGCCTACAAACTGTTTGCGCCATTGCGCTTCCACTACTTCATAACCATAAGACTCAACGTATTCCAAAACTTCGATACCAGCGATACTGCCATTTGGGTTGATAGCAACGGCATAGGTAATCATTTCATGTTTGCCTATGACTTCGTCAACCACAAACCAGCTGCCATCACCCGCCCTCCAGATACGATCGCCCTGAAACGGGTAACGAATACTGGATGCGATACGCATCTTTTCTTGTAGATCATCTGTAATGATGATGGGATATTTCGTCAGTATGTTATTGGGGAAAAGAATTTTTTGAGCTTGCTCTGCAGAAACGTAAATTTTTGCATGGGCCATGATGGGTGTGCTCATCATGGCCAAGCTAAAGATTACAAGTGGGTTTGGTTTCCAATTCATTGAGTAATTAGTAGAGTAATAAATGAAATCTTAGGCAGTCAGCAATTCATTTGCTTCATTACAAAGCGCTAGAATTTCTGGGCTAATGTCTTTGAGGGTGGATAATTTTTCAAACATCATCAGCGCTCTTTCCTTGGCGGCTTGACATTGATTGGATTGAAACTTCACTAAGTGACTTAAAGCGGCAACTAATAGGTTCTGAATTTCCATAAGTTCTTTCGCTTAATTAAGTGGGAAACCAACTTTGACAATGAATTCATTTACTGAGTGGCTATCCCAGACGCGAGCATCCGAGCATTCAGCCTCTCCGCCACCCATGCAAGTCCCGCCAGCGAGTTGATAGCGCCAAGCACCAGTAACCCACCAGTCTTTGGCTGCGTAGTGCATATTGGGGCCTACAAAAGTGGCTCTTTGAACTTGATTACGTAAATTCAGCTCTGAATAATCATTATGAAAGCGAGCCTCTACACCGGCCGACCATTTGGGGGCAAAGCGATAGCTCGCGCCCACCAGGAAATCGAGCATCGATTCAGGAACGTTGCCGTTTTCAATAAACTTTAAGCGCTCATTCGCGGCCACAACGTTGCCCGCCAAAATTAATCGATCATCAATAAAATTAGATTGCAGTAAAAGTCTCGCCTCGAGCTCATCTTTATTTCTTCCCCATGTCGGCTCTAAATAAAGCCCTACACCCACAGGTGAAGTCACTGGATTGGTGATGCGATAAATCGCTTCTAGAGAGCCGCCTTCAATACCGCTTTTCTTATATGCTGTAGATGGGTCATGCGAAGAAGGCACACCGTAGCCGCCGGTACAGGTTGGAGTCTCCCCACATGCTTCTGGATTGGTGTAATTTTGGTTTGCACTAGTGTAGTAAGAGTTGATATAGCCAGCTACTTGCAGGTCGTTAGTCAAACCATATTCCAGTTCGGTCCTGGCGGTTAATGCATCGTACGTTCCTGCTGCTTGCTGTTGATTGAGTTGCAGGCGCTGCTCAAATTCCAACTTGCCCTTAGGCTGCAAATCTAAGGTGTAGATCCAGCCAAATACTCCCTCACCCGCTTGGGCTAAAGAGAAGTGAAGTGTGGCAACTAAGAAGAGGCTAAAGGCAAGAAGTCTATTAATGGTCAATTTCATGGTCCCTTGAGGTTGGTGGTTATCCATCTAAATGAGAATGGTTCTCAATATATCACTAGATGAGAATGATTCTCAACTAAATAAAATAACCATGACCTAAGAAATGGCGAAATCTATAGGCCTATTCTTTTTGCTTGTAAGATTTCCCCAAATGAACGCTGAGTCCTTAGAAAAATTGGTTTTAATGAAGATGCCTTTTGGCAAGCACGCAGGGCGTGCCTTGGCTGACTTGCCAGGTAATTATTTGGCGTGGTTTGCTCGCGAAGGTTTTCCTAAGAGCGAGCTTGGTGAATTACTGGAATTAATGCACACCTTAGATCACAATGGTTTGCGTGGTCTCTTGGCGCCAATTCAGCGGGCACATGGCCTGCAAGCTAAATCTAAATTACTTTGAGCGAATAATCAGTGTGACGCGGTTACGTTCGTAAGTCACGGTGGATGATTCTGGCGGGCTGCTTTGAATTAGGCTTACCTTTAACTTGGCCTGCGATTCAATTTGCGAAGAAATCTGTTTTGCAAGAGTTTCATTGCGGTCATATTGAATCTGAATACTTGCCACGTTGCCCGACTTGATGTTGTTAATGACGTCATTGAGCTTGTTTGGGGAGTAATCGTCAAAAAATACTGGGTACCATCCACCAACAAGAGTCTTTTGCCCCTTGATTTCATTGGCCTTTGCCGATGTATTCCTTGAGTTGCTGCCTTCGTCTACGGGTAAATGAAAGTCAATTCCTGTCTTTTGCACTAATTCTTGATAGGAGATGGGAGGAGTCATGGCTGCCTCATTGGTGTTTTCAATCCAATAGGCCCAAGCAGTATTTTTGTTGGAGTCATATATCAACTTGTATAAATGGCTAGGAATCGTTACGCGACTTCTGCCAATGCTGCCGCTACTGCCAATCGAGCCTGTATAAACGTAAATGTCACCAGCAGATCTTTTGACATAAGCTCTAGTTGGCTCCTCGACGTTCTTAGCCCATAGTCCCTGATTGTTTTGCCTTGCCTGCGGCATCATATTGGCCAATGAGAAAGATTGAGCCATTGAGCGTTCATTACTCATATCACCTGCTGGGGCGTTATGACCCCTATCAAAGCCGCTGCCACGGTAATCCGAGAGCAGGGCTCGTTCGGAGAAGGGTAGTCTAGCTTCTTCATAAAACTGGTTGCTTCTTTTTGGATGTGGGGTAGAGAGCTGCTCCCGATTGAGTCTCTCAACGGTATAGATTGGCTTTTTATCCTGAGGAGAGTAGTAGATGGCGAAACTATCAAAGCAAAGGTCGCGCCCCATTTGCTGACTCTTTGGTATTTGCTGAGCTGGAAATAGATCTTTACAGTCTTCGAAAGCCGCAAGCGCATTGAATGAGGCGGAAATCGCTAAAAGGGCAAGAATATGGCGAAGGGATTTCATGGGCTCTTAGTGTATGACCTCCAATTCCCATGTGCCCATTTTTTTATCTTGGACTAGCTCCAGAGCCAATAAGAATCTGAGCTCTCTT
This region of Polynucleobacter sp. JS-JIR-II-50 genomic DNA includes:
- a CDS encoding sulfite exporter TauE/SafE family protein, coding for MDYSIFIGPCLGLIVGLLMGLTGAGGGILSVPLLVFVLHLPVAEAAPISLAAIALSAGVGALLGLKNKILRYKAAGFMAMFGLILSPIGLWSSKRIPNAPLLILFSCTLFYVSIRLYRQAYKEIHGIPDFEAKPPPPCLLDSSRGKLSWNVPCARALMLSGGLAGFLSGLLGVGGGFVIVPALKRYTDLPINSIVATSLGVLAIIAGGGTLFSAMSGSLDLAIAAPFALGALLGLLIGRGFGKKLSGPRLQQIFSVLTFCVAVSLIVKGFSS
- a CDS encoding MBL fold metallo-hydrolase, which produces MNPSPHADVKAFFDPETWTFTYVVYAGKESPCVVIDSVLNYDSKSGRTSTRSADEVLGFIQSKQLHLDWILETHAHADHLTAAAYIQSQLGGKIVIGDHITNVQNVFKGVFNLDEQFAVDGSQFDHLLKDGESLSFGALSLKALYVPGHTPACMAYEIGDVLFVGDTLFMPDVGTARCDFPGGSAQTLYRSIQKVLSYPDETRLYMCHDYPPADRDAAYCTTVGEEKRSNIHVNMSISEGQFVQMRNKRDATLDMPNLILPSIQVNIRAGHLPEPEANGKSYLKIPLNTL
- a CDS encoding metalloregulator ArsR/SmtB family transcription factor, which translates into the protein MAITKSELKKMQASAADACKLMKVLSNSDRMMLLCEIGQGEKCVGELEAALDLHQPTLSQQLTVLRKEKLVKTRREGKQIYYSLASEVAVAVMGLLYKYYCKR
- a CDS encoding DUF2892 domain-containing protein; this translates as MKCNVGGIDRILRIAIGALLVGLAANGVVGWWGWLGCIPLATGLFRFCPAYPLLGISSCGASSGKDSCCK
- a CDS encoding DUF6803 family protein; this translates as MNMTHYMQLLADNQPWNLMIFMAIPIVLAETLAITELYILFTRKFHGFGWSLNRFAGTAVGIYFIGVIGYLLFTVVIPITQAGEWRTVIDVLAVGSYLIGGLPLIWIALQEMGFVNKKLDREGKLKIHAICVALFLVFGHVAMISGMLDPTLLGHQTTHSMDATMPANHGH
- a CDS encoding FAD:protein FMN transferase, translating into MLRCKPLLGTFVEISITQDDGQEAINNAFAVIQNIHDLMGFHNPQSELSQMNQRAHLEAIEIHPWTAQVIRIAKEVHLESDGLFNCGIGHRLVAAGLLPRHINFSNHELGGVEDIHFLAPDLIQSCRPVCLDLGGIAKGFAVDMAVRVLISEGITSGSVNAGGDLRVFGNTSLPIQVRHPETPGELIDIGSLKDGAIATSSLYFAKRDGQKSHIINPLAQNFSEVHVEIAGSFSILAKECVYADALTKVLALSNNERHRCFSRFSAQALRIAA
- a CDS encoding FMN-binding protein, giving the protein MNWKPNPLVIFSLAMMSTPIMAHAKIYVSAEQAQKILFPNNILTKYPIIITDDLQEKMRIASSIRYPFQGDRIWRAGDGSWFVVDEVIGKHEMITYAVAINPNGSIAGIEVLEYVESYGYEVVEAQWRKQFVGKTANDPIKLNQDIQNIGGATLSCKHLTDGVKRVTVLYDLALKNFNSKPNPGK
- a CDS encoding DUF6662 family protein gives rise to the protein MKLTINRLLAFSLFLVATLHFSLAQAGEGVFGWIYTLDLQPKGKLEFEQRLQLNQQQAAGTYDALTARTELEYGLTNDLQVAGYINSYYTSANQNYTNPEACGETPTCTGGYGVPSSHDPSTAYKKSGIEGGSLEAIYRITNPVTSPVGVGLYLEPTWGRNKDELEARLLLQSNFIDDRLILAGNVVAANERLKFIENGNVPESMLDFLVGASYRFAPKWSAGVEARFHNDYSELNLRNQVQRATFVGPNMHYAAKDWWVTGAWRYQLAGGTCMGGGEAECSDARVWDSHSVNEFIVKVGFPLN
- a CDS encoding DUF3820 family protein, with the protein product MNAESLEKLVLMKMPFGKHAGRALADLPGNYLAWFAREGFPKSELGELLELMHTLDHNGLRGLLAPIQRAHGLQAKSKLL
- a CDS encoding DNA/RNA non-specific endonuclease produces the protein MKSLRHILALLAISASFNALAAFEDCKDLFPAQQIPKSQQMGRDLCFDSFAIYYSPQDKKPIYTVERLNREQLSTPHPKRSNQFYEEARLPFSERALLSDYRGSGFDRGHNAPAGDMSNERSMAQSFSLANMMPQARQNNQGLWAKNVEEPTRAYVKRSAGDIYVYTGSIGSSGSIGRSRVTIPSHLYKLIYDSNKNTAWAYWIENTNEAAMTPPISYQELVQKTGIDFHLPVDEGSNSRNTSAKANEIKGQKTLVGGWYPVFFDDYSPNKLNDVINNIKSGNVASIQIQYDRNETLAKQISSQIESQAKLKVSLIQSSPPESSTVTYERNRVTLIIRSK